The nucleotide sequence ACACCAAGTGAAACAAAGGTCAAAAAGTTAATTTTCACAACAGCTAGAGAGACATCAAACGCTAAAGGGCAAGCATTGACGAGTACCGAGTAAGACCCGCAAGACGTAATTTTGCTCTTTTCTGCCCTGTTTAGAGTGCGTCTTGCGGGCAACTGGGAATCACCCGATATACAATCAAATCAATGGTATCGTTTTCTAATCGAGGTCTAATTAATGCTTAACTCACTGTCACTGAAATCAGTTTTTGTTTTGCTCAGTGCTAACTTAACAGCAAGTGTTTTCATCTCTTTGCTCTATGTCTCTTATTCACTAGCAGAGCCTGTTAAATTTGAACACGTTCAAAACAATGAGCAAGTAGAACTTGCCTCTACTGACAAGGATTTGAATAAACAGACCCAGTTGCTCATGGACTACTTCTTTGCCGCTGCCAGAACCGGTGATGTCGAGGTGTTAACCCACTTTATCCAAGCTGGATTTCCCGTCGATCAACGTAACGCACAAAGCTATACCGCGCTTATGGTTTCGGCCT is from Shewanella sp. MTB7 and encodes:
- a CDS encoding ankyrin repeat domain-containing protein, giving the protein MLNSLSLKSVFVLLSANLTASVFISLLYVSYSLAEPVKFEHVQNNEQVELASTDKDLNKQTQLLMDYFFAAARTGDVEVLTHFIQAGFPVDQRNAQSYTALMVSAYNGQEQATTALLEQGANACLQDKRGNTAIMGAVIKAEFSIIKQLYSQECDTEMTNKSGMSLDDFASYWGQSDKLRDASLATKQQTQP